From Elephas maximus indicus isolate mEleMax1 chromosome 1, mEleMax1 primary haplotype, whole genome shotgun sequence, a single genomic window includes:
- the UTS2B gene encoding urotensin-2B — protein MKRILSIPLCFGVLSLLSVMILVALVDGRPYLTQENELFPDKDDTNHEDLLLALPNRNFDIQRYSNMDIELARKLEELNQLEKLKQQLMEAKAAEMFYAIDGLSSSHRNK, from the exons ATGAAGAGGATCCTCTCAATCCCTCTCTGCTTTGGAGTTCTAAGTTTGTTATCTGTGATGATCTTGGTAGCGTTGGTTGATGGACGGCCATATCTTACCCAAG AAAATGAACTGTTTCCAGATAAAGATGATACAAATCATGAAGACCTACTGCTGGCACTACCGAATAGAAATTTCGATATCCAAAGATATTCCAACATGG ATATAGAACTGGCTCGCAAACTGGAAGAACTTAACCAG CTAGAAAAGCTAAAACAACAGCTCATGGAGGCAAAGGCAGCTGAGATGTTCTATGCTATAGATGGTCTATCCTCTTCCCATCGTAACAAGTGA